In the genome of Conger conger chromosome 8, fConCon1.1, whole genome shotgun sequence, one region contains:
- the LOC133135202 gene encoding E3 ubiquitin-protein ligase RMND5A: MDQCVNVERELEKVLQKFSSYGQHCDRTLEELVDYTSGLKHEILQTNGEEQELPGTLSLVLSQCCKRVKDTVQKLASHHKDIHSSVSRVGKAIDKNLDSDLGSVGMEACWQAESQRLLSEVMVEHFFRQGVLDVAEELCQEAGLCIDPSQKEPFVELNRILEALKLRDLRPALEWAVENREMLMAQNSSLEFKLHRLNFIRLLMGGTANQREALQYAKNFQPFALNHQKDIQVLMGSLVYLRQGIENSPYVHLLDSNQWSDICDIFTRDACSLLGLSVDSPLSVSFSAGCVALPALINIKAVIEQRQCIGVWNQKDELPIEVDLGKRCWYHSVFACPILRQQTTDSNPPMKLVCGHIISKDALNKMINGSKLKCPYCPMEQVPADAKQIYF; encoded by the exons ATGGATCAATGTGTGAACGTAGAACGGGAGTTGGAGAAAGTGCTACAGAAATTTTCAAGCTATGGACAACACTGCGATAGGACACTAGAGGAACTAGTGGATTACACCAGTGGACTGAAACACGAAATATTACAGACAAACG GTGAAGAGCAGGAGCTCCCTGGGACATTGTCCCTAGTGCTATCCCAGTGCTGTAAGAGGGTAAAGGATACTGTTCAGAAACTGGCCTCTCACCATAAGGACATCCACAGCAGTGTCTCCCGTGTGGGGAAGGCTATTGACAAG AACTTGGACTCAGATCTGGGCAGTGTCGGGATGGAGGCATGCTGGCAAGCAGAGAGCCAGAGGTTACTCAGCGAGGTCATGGTGGAACACTTCTTCCGTCAGGGTGTCCTTGATGTGGCTGAGGAGCTCTGCCAG GAAGCTGGACTTTGCATTGATCCAAGTCAGAAGGAGCCTTTTGTAGAACTGAACAGAATACTAGAAGCTCTGAAATTGAGAGATCTGAGACCTGCATTAGA GTGGGCGGTGGAGAACAGGGAGATGCTCATGGCCCAGAACAGCTCCCTGGAGTTTAAGCTACACAGGCTGAATTTTATTAGACTGCTTATGGGAGGAACGGCCAATCAGAGAGAGGCACTTCAGTATGCGAAAAACTTTCAACCTTTTGCTCTCAACCACCAAAAAG ACATCCAGGTGCTGATGGGAAGCTTGGTGTACCTGCGACAGGGGATAGAGAACTCGCCTTACGTCCACCTGCTGGACTCTAACCAGTGGTCAGATATCTGTGACATATTCACCCGAGACGCCTGCTCCCTGTTGGGCCTATCGGTGGACTCCCCCCTCAGTGTCAG tttttcagcagGTTGTGTTGCCCTGCCTGCCCTCATCAACATTAAAGCAGTCATTGAGCAGCGACAGTGCATTGGCGTATGGAACCAGAAAGATGAATTGCCT ATAGAGGTGGACCTGGGGAAGAGGTGCTGGTACCACTCGGTGTTCGCCTGTCCCATCTTGAGACAGCAAACCACAGATAGCAACCCACCCATGAAGCTGGTGTGTGGACACATCATCTCCAAGGATGCCCTCAACAAAATGATCAATGGGAGCAA ATTGAAGTGCCCCTACTGCCCAATGGAACAGGTACCAGCAGACGCAAAGCAAATCTACTTCTGA